In Pseudobacter ginsenosidimutans, the following are encoded in one genomic region:
- a CDS encoding helix-turn-helix domain-containing protein has protein sequence MAKSDKQPTVKQLSDSDIDQIFSRIGKILKEKRKQMDISLDDLAYESGVSRSTLTRMLDGEDVNVRNLLKVVYSLNLSIDQVISFKK, from the coding sequence ATGGCAAAGAGTGATAAACAACCGACTGTAAAACAATTGTCGGATAGTGATATTGATCAGATCTTTTCCCGCATCGGAAAGATCCTGAAGGAGAAAAGGAAACAGATGGATATCTCACTGGACGACCTCGCGTATGAAAGCGGCGTTTCCCGCAGCACACTTACACGCATGCTCGATGGTGAAGACGTGAACGTACGTAATCTCCTCAAAGTAGTGTACAGCCTCAATCTCAGCATCGATCAGGTGATCAGTTTCAAAAAATGA
- a CDS encoding Crp/Fnr family transcriptional regulator — protein sequence MSIRGIFPIDKWDFKSESILANLMEDDYNMLTANSTEHSYGKGETIFKEGFYPTGIYYIKKGKVKKYKAIERGGEQIIYVANTGELIGYHAILSEERFPDSAATLEDCIIDFIPKEDFLKTLQHSTILNSRLLKTLSHEFTVLANRLALLGQHSVRERLALQLIVLREKYKQNFQPGMSVEINLSREDLANFVGTARENVVRILSEFKDQGILSTKGRKIVIHDINKLIELTNFK from the coding sequence ATGAGCATAAGAGGGATCTTTCCGATAGACAAATGGGATTTCAAGAGTGAGTCGATACTCGCCAACCTGATGGAAGATGATTACAACATGCTAACTGCCAACAGTACCGAGCATTCCTATGGCAAGGGCGAAACGATCTTCAAAGAGGGCTTCTATCCTACCGGCATTTATTATATTAAAAAGGGAAAAGTAAAAAAATACAAAGCAATTGAACGAGGTGGTGAACAGATAATATACGTTGCCAATACAGGTGAACTGATAGGCTATCATGCCATCTTATCGGAAGAACGGTTCCCTGATTCAGCCGCCACCCTGGAAGATTGCATAATTGATTTCATTCCAAAAGAGGATTTCCTGAAAACACTTCAACACTCAACTATCCTGAACAGCCGGTTATTGAAAACACTGAGCCATGAATTCACTGTTCTTGCAAACCGGCTGGCCTTGCTGGGTCAGCACTCTGTGCGGGAAAGGCTCGCCTTGCAGCTGATTGTACTTCGGGAAAAATACAAACAGAATTTTCAACCCGGTATGAGCGTAGAGATCAACCTGTCCAGGGAAGACCTTGCCAATTTTGTAGGAACCGCCAGGGAAAACGTTGTTCGTATTCTTTCTGAATTCAAGGACCAGGGTATATTGTCAACAAAGGGAAGGAAGATAGTGATACATGATATCAATAAATTGATTGAGCTCACCAATTTCAAATGA
- a CDS encoding Kelch repeat-containing protein, translating to MKKLPRDVRSMIFFLMLVTLMPACKKSGNTDGSNPNPQNKKIEHTGKASLSQPRYGLVAAAAGNKILFAGGWTYNAYSKRVDIYDVVANSWSTAELSEAKANLTAAAAGSKIIIAGGYNYDGASNAVDIYDVNTGTWSKKMLDSNRYDLAAAGAGNKILIAGGFIPGGASRAVDIYDVTTGQWSKDLLSVGRGKLAAAAAGNKVYFAGGLGNGDVKSTVVNIYDVSTGNWSVAQLAEGRFLLSGAGTGTKVIFGGGTLSNISVSQKVDIYDVSTGSTRPFQLTESKTMVAAAGLDDFILFAGGLFGNNYYKTVDIYNVSKDEWTKLELSEARGGAAAAGAGNKILVAGGAAPDYVATVDIFTITK from the coding sequence ATGAAAAAGTTACCTCGTGATGTTCGTTCTATGATTTTCTTCCTGATGCTGGTAACACTGATGCCAGCCTGCAAAAAAAGCGGGAATACTGACGGATCCAATCCCAATCCACAAAACAAAAAAATTGAACATACCGGTAAGGCTAGCCTGTCGCAGCCAAGGTATGGATTGGTGGCCGCAGCTGCGGGAAACAAAATATTATTTGCGGGCGGTTGGACCTACAATGCCTATTCAAAGAGAGTGGATATTTACGATGTAGTCGCCAATTCCTGGTCTACTGCGGAACTAAGTGAAGCGAAAGCTAATCTGACAGCTGCTGCCGCCGGATCAAAAATAATTATTGCAGGAGGATACAATTACGATGGTGCTTCCAATGCAGTGGATATCTATGATGTCAACACCGGGACCTGGAGCAAAAAAATGCTGGACTCCAACCGATATGATCTTGCTGCTGCTGGAGCTGGTAACAAGATCCTCATTGCTGGCGGGTTTATTCCTGGTGGCGCCTCCAGGGCCGTGGATATCTATGATGTCACAACCGGGCAGTGGAGCAAGGACTTGCTCAGTGTTGGAAGAGGAAAACTGGCTGCTGCTGCCGCTGGCAATAAAGTATATTTTGCCGGCGGGCTCGGGAACGGAGATGTGAAATCCACGGTAGTGAATATCTATGATGTTTCAACAGGTAACTGGTCGGTCGCTCAATTGGCGGAAGGAAGATTCCTGCTGTCGGGCGCAGGAACCGGCACAAAAGTGATTTTTGGTGGCGGGACTCTCTCCAATATCAGTGTATCACAAAAAGTGGACATCTACGATGTGTCAACAGGAAGCACCCGCCCGTTTCAGTTGACTGAAAGTAAAACGATGGTGGCAGCCGCAGGACTGGACGATTTCATCCTCTTTGCAGGAGGCCTGTTCGGCAACAATTATTACAAGACAGTGGATATATACAATGTATCAAAAGATGAATGGACAAAACTGGAATTAAGCGAAGCCAGGGGAGGAGCTGCAGCTGCAGGAGCAGGAAATAAGATACTGGTAGCCGGCGGCGCTGCTCCGGATTATGTTGCTACTGTGGATATTTTTACAATCACGAAGTAG
- a CDS encoding helix-turn-helix domain-containing protein, translating into MARKAKQKVVIQTISDKEIDAIHLAIGKMLKERREALNATIDDFAYQVNISRSGLIRIEKGQDLTLRSLLKVVRGLGTTPEELFSAIPHKSSK; encoded by the coding sequence ATGGCACGTAAGGCAAAACAGAAAGTAGTTATTCAAACCATTTCAGACAAAGAGATCGACGCTATCCATCTTGCAATTGGCAAAATGCTTAAGGAAAGAAGGGAAGCGCTCAATGCTACTATTGACGATTTTGCTTACCAGGTGAATATCTCCCGCAGCGGCCTGATCCGAATTGAAAAAGGACAGGATCTCACACTCAGAAGCCTGCTCAAAGTGGTGAGGGGCCTCGGTACCACACCAGAAGAACTATTCAGCGCCATCCCGCACAAATCCTCCAAATAA